A DNA window from Geitlerinema sp. PCC 9228 contains the following coding sequences:
- the atpB gene encoding F0F1 ATP synthase subunit A yields the protein MHMLDVFNAISSPLIAAEPDLGVGEHFYWQIGNLTIHGQVFLTSWFVIAVLVVASLLATRNLQRVPSGLQNFMEYALEFVRDIAKAQIGEKEYRPWVPFVGTLFLFIFVSNWSGALLPWKIVEVPEGELAAPTNDINTTVALALLTSLAYFYAGISKRGLKYFSRYIEPTPILLPINILEDFTKPLSLSFRLFGNILADELVVAVLVFLVPLFIPLPVMALGLFTSAIQALIFATLAGAYIGEAIEHGEEEAEE from the coding sequence ATACACATGCTGGATGTTTTCAACGCCATTTCTTCACCCCTAATTGCTGCCGAACCTGACTTAGGTGTTGGCGAGCACTTTTATTGGCAAATTGGCAATCTTACCATTCACGGTCAGGTGTTTCTGACCTCCTGGTTTGTCATTGCGGTGTTGGTGGTGGCTTCTCTGCTCGCCACGCGCAATTTGCAAAGAGTTCCCAGCGGTCTGCAAAACTTTATGGAATATGCCCTAGAGTTTGTTCGGGATATTGCCAAAGCCCAAATCGGCGAAAAAGAATATCGCCCGTGGGTGCCGTTTGTGGGAACGTTATTTTTGTTCATTTTTGTGTCAAACTGGTCAGGGGCGCTTCTCCCTTGGAAAATTGTAGAGGTTCCCGAAGGGGAACTGGCAGCTCCTACCAACGACATCAACACCACGGTGGCCTTGGCCCTGCTGACCTCGCTGGCGTATTTTTACGCTGGCATTAGCAAGCGTGGCTTGAAGTACTTTTCTCGGTACATCGAGCCCACGCCCATTCTCTTACCGATCAACATTCTAGAAGATTTTACAAAACCCCTCTCCCTTAGCTTCCGTCTATTTGGTAACATTCTGGCGGATGAGCTGGTTGTCGCCGTGTTGGTTTTCTTGGTTCCCCTGTTTATTCCGCTGCCGGTGATGGCATTGGGTCTGTTTACCAGTGCGATTCAGGCACTTATTTTTGCCACCCTAGCCGGAGCGTACATTGGGGAAGCCATCGAACACGGGGAAGAGGAAGCCGAAGAGTAA
- the atpE gene encoding ATP synthase F0 subunit C, translating to MEQLTAAASVIAAALAVGLAAIGPGLGQGNAAGQAVEGIARQPEAEGKIRGTLLLSLAFMEALTIYGLVVALVLLFANPFS from the coding sequence ATGGAACAACTAACTGCTGCTGCTTCTGTTATCGCTGCTGCTCTCGCCGTCGGTTTAGCAGCCATCGGACCCGGTCTTGGACAAGGAAACGCTGCCGGACAGGCTGTAGAAGGGATTGCCCGTCAGCCAGAAGCTGAAGGCAAAATCCGCGGTACTTTGCTATTGAGCTTGGCATTTATGGAAGCGCTGACCATTTATGGTCTGGTTGTCGCCCTCGTATTGCTGTTTGCGAACCCCTTCTCCTAG